One window of the Triticum dicoccoides isolate Atlit2015 ecotype Zavitan chromosome 3B, WEW_v2.0, whole genome shotgun sequence genome contains the following:
- the LOC119279169 gene encoding LEAF RUST 10 DISEASE-RESISTANCE LOCUS RECEPTOR-LIKE PROTEIN KINASE-like 1.2, translating to MHTPFRVAAAAVLCSATLLLTAVLATDAINTTAPTSCDPAACGALRIAYPFWLAGTHLPQCGYRAFQVSCDGNGTASLKNSLWTYQIREINYGDDNGTFRITNAQLADGTCDIELRVNASSDLGLAPFTISAANRQLFYLYNCTDQQARPPPPTWAHVNCANGPLNDSFAFLADRYMPEDKWGAVPGNCTVSTMPVLGYPGAAGKDYRRLMKEGFLLEYTVDDCAGCVDSGGLCRVNTVYDMLECHCPDGVSDFIICGGQCQFISVLPLFNFPRPANYHSSQASEINYLACHY from the coding sequence ATGCATACGCCGTTtcgtgtcgccgccgccgccgtgctctgTTCAGCCACGCTGCTGCTAACAGCCGTCCTTGCCACCGACGCCATAAACACCACCGCGCCGACGTCCTGCGACCCGGCGGCGTGCGGGGCCCTGCGGATCGCCTACCCGTTCTGGCTCGCCGGCACGCACCTGCCGCAGTGCGGCTACCGGGCCTTCCAGGTCAGCTGCGACGGCAACGGCACGGCCTCCCTCAAGAACTCCCTCTGGACGTACCAGATCCGGGAGATCAATTACGGGGACGACAACGGCACCTTCCGGATCACCAACGCCCAGCTCGCCGACGGCACCTGCGACATCGAGCTCCGCGTGAACGCCTCCTCCGACCTCGGCCTCGCGCCATTCACCATCAGCGCGGCTAACCGGCAGCTCTTCTACCTCTACAACTGCACCGACCAGCAGGCGCGGCCGCCACCGCCTACGTGGGCGCACGTGAACTGCGCCAACGGCCCGCTCAATGACTCGTTCGCGTTCCTCGCCGACCGGTACATGCCCGAAGACAAATGGGGGGCGGTGCCGGGAAACTGCACGGTGTCGACGATGCCGGTGCTGGGCTACCCAGGGGCGGCCGGAAAGGACTACCGGCGGCTGATGAAGGAGGGGTTCCTTCTGGAATACACGGTCGACGACTGTGCGGGGTGCGTGGACAGCGGAGGGCTTTGCCGGGTTAACACCGTCTACGACATGTTAGAGTGTCACTGCCCCGACGGCGTGTCCGACTTCATCATCTGCGGCGGTCAGTGTCAATTCATCTCGGTTTTACCTCTTTTTAATTTCCCTAGACCTGCTAATTACCATAGCTCTCAAGCTTCGGAAATTAATTATCTCGCATGCCATTATTAG